A portion of the Bacillus oleivorans genome contains these proteins:
- the sigX gene encoding RNA polymerase sigma factor SigX, producing the protein MDSVFQRIYKEYHQDLFQFLYYMVQNKEHAEDLVQEVYIRVLKSYDRFEGKSSEKTWLFSIARNVAIDFFRKQKSWKKRILDTFDWGENQIKDKEPIPEDVAVQNEEIKLMYECLQECSVDHRLVLVMRFIQSLSIAETAQSLGWTESKVKTTQHRAVKALKKAMETRLVKEGKDGEQFFLGR; encoded by the coding sequence ATGGACTCCGTTTTTCAACGCATCTATAAAGAATATCACCAAGATTTATTTCAATTTCTATATTATATGGTACAAAACAAAGAACATGCGGAAGACTTAGTCCAAGAGGTGTACATTCGGGTACTTAAGTCGTACGATCGCTTTGAAGGAAAAAGCAGTGAAAAAACATGGCTTTTTTCAATTGCCCGCAATGTCGCTATTGATTTTTTTAGGAAACAAAAAAGCTGGAAAAAGAGAATTTTAGATACGTTTGATTGGGGAGAAAATCAGATAAAGGATAAGGAACCGATACCAGAGGATGTCGCCGTTCAAAACGAGGAAATTAAGTTAATGTATGAATGTCTTCAAGAATGCTCGGTTGATCACAGGCTCGTCCTTGTCATGCGTTTTATTCAATCCTTGTCAATCGCCGAAACAGCACAAAGCCTGGGTTGGACAGAAAGCAAAGTAAAAACAACACAGCATCGGGCCGTTAAGGCATTGAAAAAAGCAATGGAAACTCGGTTGGTAAAGGAGGGAAAAGATGGTGAGCAATTCTTCTTGGGACGATAA
- a CDS encoding M23 family metallopeptidase, with protein sequence MKDYIKRFLIVALMAFFISLLFLGGTTNAASELDKDVWLWPADGVVSDHFGTRNGQHYGIDIAGEWNSNVYAVFEGRVIKSYYSYSYGNVIFIEHPNGYETVYAHLHKRLKDVGDWVKSGELIGTMGTTGGSSGVHLHFEVHFSDWNFAKSNVLNPDVIYGPIRTGQETTFQSRWLYVQEILHNRKEEKLSKEGLWKNLDKEESVMVWLETRPEPFAAERVQSARMIPINTGVILTQAKNPDSATIDFSGVFLLAGLRKRRKTDLHIFTPLISEVKRKLVCAVVPRPSYRVFPGYGKRLACIPIMKQKLLFLLALYKARSRIRQPGFEAAKRNIFLQVKQSELKFLALKKCFVPFNSWKDKILEFRVIINGT encoded by the coding sequence ATGAAGGACTATATAAAACGATTTTTAATAGTTGCCTTAATGGCTTTTTTCATCTCACTTTTATTCTTAGGCGGAACTACCAATGCAGCATCTGAACTTGACAAAGACGTATGGCTTTGGCCTGCTGATGGCGTTGTTTCTGACCATTTCGGGACAAGGAATGGCCAGCATTATGGAATAGACATCGCTGGAGAATGGAATTCAAATGTTTATGCTGTCTTCGAGGGAAGAGTTATTAAATCCTATTATTCTTATAGTTATGGAAATGTGATTTTTATTGAGCATCCAAATGGCTATGAAACAGTGTATGCCCATTTACATAAAAGATTAAAAGATGTTGGAGATTGGGTGAAAAGTGGTGAACTCATAGGAACAATGGGGACAACAGGCGGATCAAGCGGTGTTCATCTCCATTTCGAAGTACATTTCTCCGACTGGAATTTTGCTAAATCGAATGTGTTAAATCCAGACGTCATCTATGGCCCGATTCGAACTGGCCAAGAAACAACATTCCAGTCCCGATGGCTTTATGTACAAGAAATTTTACATAATCGAAAAGAAGAGAAATTATCAAAAGAAGGCTTATGGAAGAATCTTGATAAGGAAGAAAGCGTAATGGTATGGCTCGAAACAAGACCTGAGCCCTTTGCAGCTGAACGGGTTCAGTCGGCCCGGATGATTCCTATAAACACAGGAGTTATTCTGACTCAAGCCAAAAACCCTGATTCAGCAACGATTGATTTTTCAGGAGTCTTTTTGTTAGCCGGTTTACGTAAGCGAAGAAAAACGGATTTACATATATTCACACCGCTCATCAGCGAAGTTAAACGTAAATTGGTTTGTGCTGTGGTACCTCGTCCTTCATACAGGGTTTTCCCTGGTTATGGGAAAAGGCTGGCATGCATTCCAATTATGAAACAGAAACTATTATTCCTGCTCGCTTTATATAAGGCTCGGAGCCGAATACGGCAGCCTGGTTTTGAAGCAGCAAAACGTAATATATTCCTTCAGGTAAAGCAATCTGAATTGAAATTTCTAGCGCTTAAAAAATGTTTCGTTCCCTTTAATTCATGGAAAGATAAAATTCTTGAATTCAGGGTCATTATAAATGGAACATAA
- a CDS encoding ECF transporter S component, which yields MRGLKIQKMAGIGVLASIAYILMLLNFPLPGFPPYLKIDFSDLPALLATLLMGPLAGILVEFIKCGLDYIITGSETAIPIGQLANFIAGVMLILPTYFIYQKMKSKLGLSVGLVSGTLMMTLVMSLLNYFVLLPAYTILLNFPAMSSSEMKSMITVAIIPFNLIKGLVVTAVFLIIFTRLQDWIQKQSLSM from the coding sequence ATGAGAGGTTTAAAGATTCAAAAGATGGCTGGAATTGGGGTGTTAGCAAGTATTGCTTATATTTTAATGCTGCTAAACTTTCCGCTGCCGGGTTTTCCCCCGTATTTAAAAATTGATTTTAGTGATCTTCCAGCTTTGCTTGCCACCCTTTTAATGGGTCCTTTAGCCGGGATCTTAGTAGAATTTATTAAATGTGGTTTAGATTACATCATTACAGGCAGTGAAACAGCCATTCCAATCGGTCAGCTGGCTAATTTTATAGCGGGTGTCATGCTGATTTTGCCAACTTACTTCATTTATCAGAAGATGAAATCAAAATTGGGTTTGTCGGTTGGCTTAGTTTCCGGAACGTTAATGATGACATTAGTGATGAGTCTGTTAAATTACTTTGTACTATTGCCAGCCTATACAATATTATTAAATTTCCCTGCCATGTCATCTTCAGAAATGAAATCTATGATCACCGTGGCTATAATTCCGTTCAATTTAATAAAAGGACTTGTAGTAACGGCTGTATTTTTAATTATTTTTACACGATTACAAGACTGGATCCAAAAACAAAGTTTAAGTATGTAA
- a CDS encoding ferredoxin, whose translation MAKYTIVDKETCIACGACGAAAPDIYDYDDEGIAYVTLDDNAGVVEVPDILLDDMMDAFEGCPTDSIKVADEPFDGDPTKFE comes from the coding sequence GTGGCAAAATATACAATCGTAGATAAAGAAACATGTATTGCCTGCGGCGCATGCGGCGCAGCTGCTCCAGATATTTATGATTACGACGATGAAGGAATCGCGTATGTGACCCTTGATGACAACGCTGGAGTCGTAGAAGTCCCAGATATTTTACTGGATGATATGATGGATGCTTTTGAGGGATGTCCTACAGATTCAATCAAAGTCGCCGACGAACCATTCGATGGGGACCCAACTAAGTTTGAATAA
- a CDS encoding helix-turn-helix domain-containing protein yields the protein MVLSTYFKGLLLYCLNNIQGERSSYAVYHILKGKKSSQTIQDCRLFQLESLFNCYRSLKRGELDNRIEQLIESNEIEPVQIDKNHFVLTPYGRDSLERWETSQGLPPHLNGASYSQYEEIFWKRLSLGFQVLSNSAHECRQYIPITRDEQILFWVKKWLNHHTSSSSTINQFYQELYELLNQLDDLQASIFVHKLTGYKKIGKTIDQLSEILNIDSIYGHLSFVSTLHYLIGNIIKKKQKYPILFSFISDLAEGPSFTVSTSKTYLLLQKGYSIEEIALVRQLKQNTIEDHIVEIALLDKNFSISSFISPELEEKINRTALQLDTKKLKLLKDKHPEASYFQIRLVLARQGRVTSGS from the coding sequence TTGGTTCTATCCACATATTTTAAAGGACTATTGCTTTATTGTTTAAATAACATACAGGGGGAGCGTTCTAGCTACGCTGTATACCATATTTTAAAAGGGAAGAAATCTTCCCAAACGATTCAGGACTGCAGACTATTTCAGTTAGAATCTCTGTTTAACTGCTATCGTTCCCTAAAAAGAGGGGAATTAGACAACCGCATTGAACAGCTTATTGAGTCCAATGAAATCGAACCCGTGCAAATTGATAAGAACCATTTTGTCCTGACTCCATATGGCAGGGATTCATTAGAAAGATGGGAAACGTCACAAGGCTTGCCTCCACATCTTAATGGGGCCAGTTATTCACAGTATGAAGAAATTTTTTGGAAAAGGCTATCGTTAGGATTTCAGGTATTATCTAACTCAGCACATGAATGCAGACAATATATCCCGATTACAAGGGATGAACAGATTTTATTCTGGGTAAAAAAATGGTTAAATCACCACACTTCTAGTTCATCAACGATTAATCAATTTTATCAGGAGCTGTATGAATTACTGAATCAGCTAGACGACCTGCAAGCATCTATCTTTGTACATAAATTAACGGGTTACAAAAAAATTGGCAAAACGATTGATCAGCTCAGTGAAATCTTGAATATCGATTCCATATATGGTCATCTTTCCTTTGTAAGCACCTTACATTATCTAATTGGAAACATTATAAAGAAAAAACAAAAATACCCAATCCTGTTTAGTTTCATTTCTGATTTAGCAGAGGGACCTTCTTTTACGGTTTCTACATCCAAAACATATTTACTTTTGCAAAAGGGCTATTCCATTGAGGAAATTGCCTTGGTAAGACAGCTTAAACAGAATACGATTGAGGACCATATTGTTGAAATTGCTTTATTAGATAAAAACTTCTCAATTTCGTCTTTTATTTCACCTGAGCTCGAAGAAAAAATTAATAGAACGGCTCTACAATTGGATACTAAAAAATTGAAACTTCTGAAGGACAAGCATCCTGAAGCTAGTTATTTCCAAATACGCCTTGTTTTAGCAAGACAAGGGAGGGTTACGAGTGGATCTTGA
- a CDS encoding RecQ family ATP-dependent DNA helicase, whose product MDLEKKLKEYFGFTSFRKGQKEVIESVLNGFDTLAVLPTGTGKSLCYQLAGYIIGGPVIIVSPLLSLMQDQVESIRYRGEKRVAAYNSFLSRAEKQEFWRRIDQYRFIFFSPEMITSEYVKAELAKLSVSLLVIDEAHCISQWGYDFRPDYLQLGEVREALGHPSVLALTATATPEVQLDIKQKLLFKAKQNTFNAGVNRPNLLFAVENVSSIQEKFEYILSLADRLPKPGIIYFSSKRLAEEVCAWLKGNGHEKTSFYHADVESDDRILIQQQFLDNQLDIICATSAFGMGVNKEDVRFVIHFQPPLQLESFVQEIGRAGRDGNESYCILLHAPLDEQLQLQLIDYELPAENQVYYFFECLKAGKDPKTIIQDNILNETHVRILYFLYQNIQYNDSNEAVLKIVNWLEQRRILKTEKAKSMMKFIDTNQCRREFMIRYFKEDFVTRQEVCCDNCGWSILSIPAPQPKQNNTSDLFDWKAELALMLGQREGSLMK is encoded by the coding sequence GTGGATCTTGAGAAAAAGCTAAAGGAATATTTTGGCTTCACAAGCTTTAGAAAAGGTCAAAAAGAGGTAATTGAATCAGTCCTCAACGGATTTGATACGTTGGCAGTTTTACCAACAGGAACTGGAAAATCTCTTTGCTACCAGCTTGCTGGCTATATAATAGGCGGCCCTGTTATCATCGTTTCACCCCTCTTATCTTTAATGCAGGATCAGGTGGAATCGATTCGATATCGAGGAGAAAAAAGAGTGGCAGCCTATAATTCATTTCTTTCAAGGGCTGAAAAACAAGAGTTCTGGAGGAGAATTGACCAGTACCGCTTTATTTTTTTCTCTCCCGAGATGATCACATCAGAGTATGTAAAAGCGGAGCTTGCGAAACTATCTGTTTCGTTACTGGTTATTGATGAAGCCCATTGTATTTCACAATGGGGGTACGATTTCCGTCCAGATTATCTGCAGCTTGGTGAAGTAAGAGAAGCACTCGGTCATCCATCGGTTTTGGCTCTTACGGCGACCGCAACTCCAGAAGTACAACTTGATATAAAACAGAAATTACTCTTTAAAGCAAAACAAAATACTTTTAATGCAGGTGTAAACCGTCCTAATTTACTTTTTGCTGTTGAGAATGTGTCAAGTATTCAAGAAAAATTTGAGTATATTCTTTCTCTAGCCGATCGGCTGCCCAAGCCAGGAATCATTTATTTTTCTAGCAAGAGATTAGCGGAGGAAGTTTGTGCGTGGCTAAAAGGAAATGGACATGAAAAAACTAGTTTTTATCATGCTGATGTAGAGTCTGATGATCGGATTTTGATTCAGCAGCAGTTTTTAGACAATCAGCTTGATATCATTTGTGCCACAAGCGCTTTTGGAATGGGAGTAAATAAAGAAGATGTCAGGTTTGTTATTCATTTCCAGCCCCCTCTTCAGCTTGAATCATTTGTTCAGGAAATAGGCAGGGCTGGAAGAGACGGAAATGAGAGCTATTGTATTTTGTTGCATGCTCCTCTTGATGAACAGCTGCAGTTGCAGCTAATTGATTACGAATTGCCAGCGGAAAATCAGGTTTATTATTTTTTTGAATGCTTAAAGGCAGGAAAAGATCCGAAAACAATCATACAGGATAATATTCTTAATGAAACCCATGTGAGGATATTATATTTTCTATATCAAAATATCCAGTATAATGATAGCAATGAAGCGGTTCTGAAGATCGTAAATTGGCTGGAGCAAAGAAGAATTCTTAAAACTGAGAAAGCAAAATCGATGATGAAATTTATTGACACTAATCAGTGTAGAAGAGAGTTTATGATCCGTTATTTTAAAGAGGATTTCGTTACCAGACAGGAAGTCTGCTGTGATAATTGCGGCTGGTCTATTTTGTCTATTCCAGCCCCTCAGCCTAAACAAAATAACACTAGTGATTTATTTGACTGGAAAGCAGAATTAGCATTGATGTTAGGTCAGCGGGAAGGATCACTCATGAAATGA
- a CDS encoding CPBP family intramembrane glutamic endopeptidase, translating into MKKQSEIIKSLTDRQLLINLYATQLIILVITIILSFVFFGDLSTLFLLIKWNDGAAYLIGFIAGLLVVGLDVLMARLLPPQFFDDGGINERIFLKRHPLHILFLAVIIGVSEELLFRGILQNTLGWFWASLIFALIHFRYLSHWYLSLNITLLSLFIGYVYILSENLIAPIILHITVDFLLGLFLKIQKKVKKKVSRTLEMEHRQPDNVGKPGALPPRSLVHKNKRKNKKAKVKVKEQQMDDQQTDQQEVPKKRILKYPLIRLLAFLFILLPLTIIYFYAYWMSERNIDNPASQETYFEPIQLDGSNNK; encoded by the coding sequence ATGAAAAAACAATCGGAAATTATTAAATCCTTGACGGATCGGCAGCTGCTGATAAATTTATATGCAACACAATTAATCATCCTAGTTATTACAATTATTCTTTCATTTGTTTTTTTCGGGGACTTATCTACTCTTTTTTTATTGATTAAATGGAACGATGGTGCTGCTTATCTCATTGGTTTTATCGCTGGTTTATTGGTAGTAGGACTGGATGTGCTAATGGCCAGGCTGCTTCCGCCACAATTTTTTGATGATGGCGGCATAAATGAAAGAATATTTCTAAAGCGCCACCCGCTCCATATTCTGTTCCTGGCAGTCATTATTGGTGTAAGTGAAGAACTGCTTTTTCGGGGAATTCTCCAAAATACATTAGGCTGGTTTTGGGCAAGCCTTATATTTGCTTTGATTCATTTTCGTTATTTAAGTCATTGGTATTTATCACTGAACATTACCCTTTTAAGTTTATTCATTGGATATGTTTACATTCTTTCCGAAAATTTAATTGCACCGATCATTTTACATATTACGGTTGATTTCTTGCTGGGTTTATTTTTAAAGATCCAAAAAAAAGTGAAAAAGAAGGTGTCACGAACATTGGAAATGGAACATAGACAGCCAGATAACGTTGGAAAGCCAGGGGCCCTTCCTCCAAGAAGTCTTGTTCATAAAAATAAAAGAAAAAATAAAAAGGCAAAGGTTAAGGTGAAAGAGCAGCAAATGGATGACCAGCAAACGGACCAGCAAGAGGTGCCTAAGAAGAGGATACTTAAATATCCATTAATCCGCCTTTTAGCTTTTCTTTTTATCTTATTGCCGCTTACAATCATTTATTTTTATGCTTATTGGATGAGTGAAAGAAACATAGATAATCCGGCTTCGCAAGAAACATATTTTGAGCCGATTCAATTGGATGGATCTAACAATAAATAA
- a CDS encoding YpbF family protein, with the protein MEPSILKIGDWTDQATKQLLQLAVNKKRKFDKFKRYHLLSVWCTVISAFLFLYYVNNTVIEPYSDSFQLMISAFVDHPYHLYMVLIVGGSFGGMNVLRKKRSKAEDEYHELRREIVDRSKDLWKHEEAWRKRHLVLDMMKKEFNINLYHETK; encoded by the coding sequence ATGGAGCCTTCAATTCTAAAAATTGGCGATTGGACGGATCAGGCGACCAAACAGCTGCTCCAGTTAGCCGTTAATAAAAAAAGGAAGTTTGATAAATTTAAAAGGTATCACTTATTATCAGTTTGGTGTACGGTGATTTCTGCTTTTCTCTTCCTTTACTATGTAAATAATACTGTAATCGAACCTTATTCCGATTCTTTTCAACTAATGATATCAGCGTTTGTTGATCACCCCTATCACTTATATATGGTGTTGATTGTAGGCGGGTCATTTGGCGGAATGAACGTGTTAAGGAAGAAAAGGTCAAAAGCGGAGGATGAGTATCACGAACTGAGAAGAGAAATCGTTGATCGGAGCAAAGACTTGTGGAAACATGAAGAGGCCTGGCGAAAACGCCATCTCGTTTTAGATATGATGAAAAAAGAATTTAATATTAATCTATACCATGAAACAAAATAA
- a CDS encoding CBS domain-containing protein, which translates to MFVKSIMLPKHKCFTISKDETLQTALERLEENGVDGLPVLDGNKYVGIITRYSIYSNFFTSNQAKEVFLSETAAEEVATHQNQYLEGNEIFEHTLLALKDFPLLAVVDAEKNFLGIVTRFDVLEQFQSAFGMKRKGVRIAFTSVETEGRIARLSEIAKQFHESIISLVTFDETDKLVRRIVMKIEKKDNIDKFIQKLEDSGFRVLDIDEDN; encoded by the coding sequence GTGTTTGTTAAAAGTATTATGCTGCCTAAGCATAAGTGTTTTACAATTTCAAAGGATGAAACATTACAAACAGCTTTAGAAAGATTAGAGGAAAATGGGGTAGATGGGTTACCTGTATTAGATGGCAATAAATATGTGGGCATTATCACTAGATATTCAATTTATTCGAATTTCTTCACATCTAATCAGGCAAAAGAAGTATTTTTGTCCGAGACAGCCGCAGAAGAGGTAGCAACTCATCAAAATCAATATTTAGAAGGAAATGAGATTTTTGAGCACACCTTATTAGCACTTAAAGATTTTCCTTTGTTAGCAGTCGTTGATGCTGAGAAAAACTTTTTAGGCATTGTAACTCGGTTTGATGTTCTCGAACAATTCCAAAGTGCATTTGGAATGAAGCGAAAAGGTGTGAGAATTGCCTTTACCTCTGTTGAAACAGAGGGCAGGATTGCACGTTTGTCAGAAATCGCAAAACAATTTCATGAATCCATTATCTCTCTTGTTACGTTTGATGAAACAGATAAGCTTGTCAGAAGAATCGTTATGAAAATCGAAAAGAAGGATAATATCGATAAATTTATACAAAAGCTTGAGGATTCTGGATTTCGCGTATTAGATATTGACGAAGACAATTGA
- a CDS encoding metallophosphoesterase gives MLSFFIIVLVSAILLVLYMVREGFATRVKRHTLEFTDFPQGQQMRIFFISDIHKRNINDKLLALINEKVDAVVVGGDLTERGVPFHKVEKNIKELKKLGPVYFVWGNNDYEVDHKILDALLLHLGVTILDNRAVQLEFETGERVFMLGIDDMNGRKDRLDAALQDAETLGEGFRILVSHNPRILYKISEQDKIRLILSGHTHGGQIRLFGWGLYKKGRIFEKNGVIQLISNGYGTTKIPLRLGAKSETHIITLKQSE, from the coding sequence ATGCTCTCCTTTTTTATCATCGTCTTGGTTTCGGCAATCCTATTGGTTCTATATATGGTTAGAGAAGGTTTTGCTACACGGGTAAAGAGACATACCCTTGAATTTACGGATTTTCCGCAAGGACAACAAATGCGGATCTTTTTTATTTCCGATATTCATAAAAGGAACATCAATGATAAATTACTTGCCTTAATCAATGAAAAAGTTGATGCAGTTGTAGTTGGCGGGGACCTGACCGAACGGGGGGTACCATTTCACAAGGTAGAAAAAAATATAAAAGAACTGAAAAAATTGGGACCTGTTTATTTTGTTTGGGGAAATAATGACTACGAAGTTGATCATAAAATATTAGATGCCTTACTTCTGCATTTAGGCGTCACCATTTTAGACAACCGGGCGGTTCAATTAGAATTTGAAACCGGGGAAAGGGTTTTTATGCTAGGAATAGATGATATGAACGGCCGTAAAGACCGATTAGATGCGGCTCTTCAAGATGCTGAAACCCTTGGTGAAGGATTTCGTATTTTAGTCAGCCACAATCCCCGGATCTTGTATAAAATATCCGAACAAGATAAGATTCGCTTGATTTTAAGCGGGCATACGCATGGAGGGCAAATAAGACTGTTTGGCTGGGGTCTTTACAAAAAGGGAAGAATTTTTGAAAAAAATGGAGTGATACAGCTGATTAGTAACGGCTATGGCACAACGAAAATCCCATTGCGTTTAGGGGCTAAATCTGAAACTCATATAATAACACTAAAACAGTCTGAATGA
- a CDS encoding adaptor protein MecA, with protein MQIEQLSTRQFRIFISKEELEEREISCEELDNSRDDWHDHFYELLEDACDSLGVETSHHVSVELYSLQPHGIFLMITLLDEAIVVEESCLTSRVLQFQNFDDVVDLARRFPDAISVKSALYHMDQYYWIVLHTENTDLYSLACEYGEPMKITPYVLEEYGKRIMREEAIQKLKYWFC; from the coding sequence ATGCAGATTGAACAGCTTAGTACAAGACAGTTTAGGATTTTTATATCAAAAGAAGAACTTGAAGAAAGAGAGATATCTTGTGAAGAACTTGATAATTCTCGGGACGACTGGCACGACCATTTTTATGAACTGCTAGAGGACGCATGTGATTCGTTAGGTGTTGAAACGTCTCACCATGTTTCCGTTGAGTTATATTCATTACAGCCACATGGCATCTTTTTAATGATTACGCTTTTGGATGAAGCGATTGTTGTAGAAGAATCTTGTTTAACAAGCAGAGTTCTTCAATTTCAAAACTTTGACGATGTGGTTGATTTAGCGAGGAGATTTCCGGACGCTATTAGTGTAAAATCAGCGCTTTATCATATGGATCAGTACTATTGGATTGTCCTTCACACTGAAAATACGGACTTATATTCACTTGCATGCGAATATGGCGAGCCAATGAAAATAACACCGTATGTATTAGAAGAATACGGGAAAAGGATCATGCGTGAAGAGGCGATTCAAAAACTTAAATATTGGTTTTGTTAA
- a CDS encoding Glu/Leu/Phe/Val family dehydrogenase, translating into MVADKANKNTENEDKLDVLKSTQTVIHQALEKLGYPEEVYELLKEPLRMLTVKIPVRMDDGSVKVFTGYRAQHNDAVGPTKGGIRFHPEVTENEVKALSIWMSLKCGIVDLPYGGGKGGIICDPREMSFRELEKLSRGYVRAVSQIVGPNKDIPAPDVFTNSQIMAWMMDEYSRIDEFNNPGFITGKPLVLGGSHGRESATAKGVTICINEAAKKKGINLQGARVVVQGFGNAGSFLSKFMHDAGAKVIGISDAYGALYDPNGLDIDYLLDRRDSFGTVTKLFKNTITNKELLELDCDILVPAAIENQITEENAHNIKAKIVVEAANGPTTLEATKILTERGILLVPDVLASAGGVTVSYFEWVQNNQGYYWSEEEVEEKLEKVMVRSFNNVYDTAQTRRVDMRLSAYMVGVRKMAEASRFRGWI; encoded by the coding sequence ATGGTAGCCGACAAAGCTAACAAAAATACAGAGAACGAAGATAAACTGGATGTTCTAAAATCCACGCAAACAGTTATTCATCAGGCATTAGAAAAGTTAGGTTATCCAGAAGAAGTGTATGAGCTTTTAAAGGAGCCTTTACGGATGTTGACTGTTAAAATTCCGGTACGGATGGATGACGGTTCGGTTAAAGTTTTTACTGGCTACCGCGCCCAACATAATGATGCTGTTGGGCCAACGAAAGGCGGAATTAGATTTCATCCAGAAGTTACAGAAAACGAAGTGAAAGCGCTCTCTATTTGGATGAGCTTAAAATGTGGAATTGTAGATTTACCATACGGTGGGGGTAAAGGCGGAATTATTTGTGACCCAAGAGAAATGTCTTTCCGTGAGCTAGAAAAATTAAGCCGCGGTTATGTAAGAGCTGTTAGTCAGATTGTTGGTCCAAACAAGGATATTCCTGCACCAGATGTATTTACAAATTCTCAGATAATGGCATGGATGATGGACGAGTATAGCCGGATTGATGAATTCAATAATCCAGGTTTTATAACAGGAAAGCCGCTCGTACTTGGAGGATCACATGGCCGGGAATCAGCTACTGCAAAAGGTGTTACTATTTGTATTAATGAAGCGGCAAAGAAAAAGGGAATTAACCTTCAGGGTGCCAGAGTAGTGGTTCAAGGCTTTGGGAATGCTGGCAGCTTTTTATCTAAATTTATGCATGACGCTGGTGCAAAAGTTATTGGGATATCGGATGCTTATGGTGCACTGTACGATCCAAATGGATTAGACATCGATTATCTGCTCGATCGTCGTGATAGTTTCGGTACAGTAACCAAGCTCTTTAAAAATACGATTACCAATAAAGAACTTCTTGAACTAGATTGTGATATATTAGTACCAGCAGCCATTGAAAACCAAATTACAGAAGAAAATGCCCATAATATAAAAGCAAAAATAGTAGTGGAAGCTGCAAATGGTCCAACCACACTAGAAGCTACTAAAATTCTGACTGAAAGAGGAATTCTTCTTGTCCCAGACGTATTGGCGTCTGCCGGAGGAGTAACCGTATCTTATTTTGAGTGGGTACAAAATAATCAGGGATATTATTGGTCTGAAGAAGAAGTAGAAGAAAAATTAGAAAAAGTCATGGTCCGGTCATTTAACAATGTATATGATACTGCCCAAACCCGAAGAGTGGATATGAGATTGTCTGCCTACATGGTAGGAGTCCGTAAAATGGCGGAAGCCAGCCGTTTCCGTGGCTGGATTTAA